The DNA segment GATTAAAAGTTGTCTGATAGATATGTTACTAACGAAAGCAAGATAAGAGCAAAAGTAAGTCTTACGATATCTCTAAAATTGTATTGTGATTATTTTTTCAAGCGAAAGCAAATTAAAGTATGAAAAAGATATTATTAGCCGCAACATTTATTCTGACTTCTCTTTTTGTCTTCGGACAGAAAAAGGAGAAAGGTATGGACGAGCTTTGGGGAGAAAATTCAGAAAAAGCCAACTATACAAATAAAGACTACCAATGGTATAAAGAAGCAAAATTTGCTATGTTTATTCATTGGGGGTTATATTCTGAATTAGCAGGTGAATATGAAGGAAAAAGATATTATGGGATCAATGAATGGATTATGCGTAGAGCAGCCATTAAAACAGAAGATTACCGTAAACTTGCAGATACTTTTAATCCAGTAAATTTCGATGCTGAAGAGGTGGCTCAATTGGCAGTAGATGCCGGAATGAAGTATTTAGTAATTACAGCTAAACACCATGATGGTTTCGCCTTATTTGATTCAAAAGTAAGTGATTACAATATTACAAATACTCCATATAAGAAAGATATTGTTAAGCAGTTAGCTAAAGCATGTAAGAAAAAAGGAATCCGTTTTGGTTTCTACTATTCTCAGATGCAAGACTGGAATGAAAAAGATGGTTTTGGAAATACATGGGAATTCAACGCAGATGAAGCTAACGTTCAAAAATACATGGAAGAAAAGGCACTGCCTCAAGTGAAAGAGTTAGTGACAAACTATGGTGATATTGGATGTATTTTCTTCGATACTCCAGGTCCAATAAAACATGAGCAAGTATTGGAGTTGAAAGCTTTAGTAGATAAATACCAACCAGATTGTTTAATTAACAGTAGAATTGGTAAAGGTCTTGGTGACTTCAAAACGTTAGGTGATAATGAGATACCTTCAGAACCTGTCGAAGGACTTTGGGAAACTTGTGATACACACAACAATACTTGGGCGTATAGCAAATTGGACTTCAACTGGAAAACGCCAAAAGAAGTTGCTCATAGACTTATCGATGTGATATCTAAAGGAGGAAACTACTTATTCAATATAGGTCCTAAAGGAGACGGATCTGTTCCTGAAGTTTCTGCAATGATTTTAAGAGAAACGGGTAAGTGGTTGAAGAAATATGAAGAAGCAATCT comes from the Flammeovirga agarivorans genome and includes:
- a CDS encoding alpha-L-fucosidase produces the protein MKKILLAATFILTSLFVFGQKKEKGMDELWGENSEKANYTNKDYQWYKEAKFAMFIHWGLYSELAGEYEGKRYYGINEWIMRRAAIKTEDYRKLADTFNPVNFDAEEVAQLAVDAGMKYLVITAKHHDGFALFDSKVSDYNITNTPYKKDIVKQLAKACKKKGIRFGFYYSQMQDWNEKDGFGNTWEFNADEANVQKYMEEKALPQVKELVTNYGDIGCIFFDTPGPIKHEQVLELKALVDKYQPDCLINSRIGKGLGDFKTLGDNEIPSEPVEGLWETCDTHNNTWAYSKLDFNWKTPKEVAHRLIDVISKGGNYLFNIGPKGDGSVPEVSAMILRETGKWLKKYEEAIYGTDAMYLGGQTQFAATQKGNKMYLFIKEWPKDNKIYLPKFKSGVKKAYFMDDNLAVTTTNLESATLVNFLLRMPDPVASVIVVEFDGKPELNADKVFNTGLTTKLLPHEAKLTACTSEKIRWMEIFGDWHAVPSIMKWEGKGSKAEWEVNVPKEGMYTVTLNYACTEAADMQEGILTINDTEYLFVPTYSGDKKQIENKFEKRSIRVFKDRKIGVVNFDKKGKQTISITLNSDNASNWIDLASVSFEPIIPVEDNQISN